Proteins encoded within one genomic window of Buchnera aphidicola (Myzocallis carpini):
- the nusA gene encoding transcription termination factor NusA, giving the protein MNKKILSVVESVSHQKLLPREKIFEALEIALSIATQKKYTQEIYVRVNINRQNGNFNTFRRWIIVNKVNHPTKEITLEAARFENESAQLNEFIEDEIQSVNFDRITTQIAKTIIIKKVKAAERMMVTKKFYNLKGKIVNGIVKKIHRDYILLELKHSIHAIITKENMLPKEIFRVGDRICGILYDIQPKKKGIQLFVSRSKVSMLQELLRIEVPEILKNIIEIKAISRNPGFRSKIAVKTNNVSIDPIGACVGLRGIRVQSISKEFCGEKIDIILWNANPAKFVINAISPVNIISIIVHKEINSMDILVDVKNLPQVIGKYGQNIRLISSLVGWELNVMQADDIYKKSKKKIYHTNDILIKKLDINVNILNILFKEGLTSIGKLICIPFLKLLEIKELKKDMIYELKDKLSQYISMLLLKKRYGVKKNKNNILKNKKY; this is encoded by the coding sequence ATGAATAAAAAAATTTTGTCAGTGGTAGAATCAGTTTCTCATCAAAAATTATTACCACGTGAAAAAATTTTTGAAGCTTTAGAAATTGCATTATCTATAGCAACACAAAAAAAATATACTCAAGAAATTTATGTTCGAGTAAATATTAATCGACAAAACGGTAATTTTAATACTTTTCGTAGATGGATAATTGTTAATAAAGTTAATCATCCGACTAAAGAAATTACTTTAGAAGCAGCACGTTTTGAAAATGAGTCAGCACAATTAAATGAATTTATAGAAGATGAAATTCAATCAGTGAATTTTGATAGAATTACTACTCAAATTGCTAAAACAATTATTATAAAAAAGGTTAAAGCAGCAGAAAGAATGATGGTCACAAAAAAATTTTATAATTTAAAAGGGAAGATTGTAAATGGTATAGTTAAAAAAATACATCGTGATTATATTCTTTTAGAATTAAAACATTCTATTCATGCTATCATAACTAAGGAAAATATGTTACCTAAAGAAATTTTTAGAGTTGGAGATCGTATTTGTGGTATATTATATGATATTCAACCTAAAAAAAAAGGTATTCAACTATTTGTTAGTCGTTCAAAAGTTTCAATGTTACAAGAATTATTACGGATTGAAGTTCCAGAAATTTTAAAAAATATTATAGAAATAAAGGCAATTTCTAGAAATCCAGGATTTCGTTCTAAAATTGCTGTAAAAACTAATAATGTTAGTATAGATCCTATTGGTGCTTGTGTAGGATTGCGAGGTATAAGGGTACAATCAATATCTAAAGAGTTTTGTGGAGAAAAAATAGATATTATTTTATGGAATGCTAATCCTGCAAAATTTGTAATAAATGCTATTTCTCCAGTGAATATTATTTCTATTATTGTACATAAAGAGATAAATTCTATGGATATTTTAGTAGATGTAAAAAATTTACCTCAAGTCATTGGAAAATATGGTCAAAATATTCGTCTTATTTCTAGTTTAGTTGGATGGGAATTAAATGTTATGCAAGCAGATGATATATATAAAAAAAGTAAAAAAAAAATATATCATACAAATGATATTTTAATTAAAAAATTAGACATTAATGTAAATATTTTAAATATTTTATTTAAAGAGGGTTTAACTTCTATAGGTAAATTAATTTGTATTCCTTTTTTAAAATTATTAGAAATCAAAGAATTAAAAAAAGACATGATTTATGAATTAAAAGATAAATTAAGTCAATATATTTCTATGTTATTATTAAAAAAAAGATATGGTGTTAAAAAAAATAAAAATAATATTTTAAAAAATAAAAAATATTAA